The DNA sequence ATCAAGCTTTATTCCCATTGATGGCATGCCTGCATCGGTTCTGTTGTAAAATGCTGGTCGATTCGGTGCTGCCAAAGTGATTGAGCAACTGTTAAACATAAGAACTATTGTCTTCAGTGTTGGTCTTTCTTCTGGATCTTCTTGAACACATAGTAGCCCTATGTTGATGCATCTCACAACTTCATTATCTGAATAAGAATGTTCCAATGATGGATCCAATAATTTCAGGGGATTTCCCTCCTTCCAAAGTTTCCAAGCCTGTAATTTCACATGAATAATAATCGTGTTTGATCATAATTATCAAAAGAAAATTCTTAATTACATATAATATTAATCATACTCACATAGCTCAAGAGGTCCTCAGCATAGTCGGTTTGATAGAAACTACTATTCTTTTTGCCACTAATAATCTCTAGGATCAATACACCAAAACTATACACATCAGATCTGATAGAGAATTGTCCGTGCATTGCATACTCTGGAGACATATAACCACTGCGCCACCAATATGGCATGCATAATATGTATCGTATTTGTATATAGTTTGTTATAGCGAAAGTTATATAAGAGTTGAAAAACTTACTATGTACCAACAATTCTATTTGTATTTGCTCGAGTTTGATCAACATCAAACATTCTTGCCATTCCAAAGTCAGAAATCTTTGCATTCATATCCGcatctaataaaatattactagCTTTGAGATCACGATGTATAATTCTAAGTTGAGAATCCTCGTGGAGATATAGAATGCCTCGAGCAATTCCTGCTATAATCTTGTAACGTATTGCCCACGTTAACTCTTCTTGTCTTTCAGCGTCTGAATTGAAAGGTTACTCAAAAAATGTGTAAGCACCTAGCAATGCGAGTAAGAATGAAAATAATTTGTAACTAACAATAAGACAGTACATACCAAATAAAAAAGAGTCAAGGCTTTTATTGGGAAGAAATTCATAAACAAGCAACTTCTCTTGTCCTTCCAAGCAAAATCCCAACAATCTTACAAGGTTTCTGTGTTCAAGCTTAGCTAACACTACAACTTCATTCTTAAATTCGATTGCACCTTGTCCAGAACCTTTTGATAGTCTCTTCACAGCTACTTGTTGTCCATTAGGAAGTGTGCCCTGAATTTTGAATACTTGTTTTGAGTAACTAAAGCAGAACGACAGCGTATATATCAACGAGTAcgtaaattatttgaaaattctaCCTTGTAAACCTCACCAAATCCGCCTTCACCTAACTTATAATCAGCTGAGAACTTGTTTGTGGCAGCTTCAATTGTAGCCAAGTCAAATTGCAAAGAATCAGGGGTAGTAATATCATCACGCCCTTCAGCTACGTACATAACCAATGAACAAAAAATGCACTAATTAAAATGATACGACAAACAAAAACATTttgcaaattttaaatattatattaagggCATCTAGATCTATTTTTTACCCAATGTGTGCTTCTTTTTTGCTCTCTTGGTTAGAAAACAAAATCCCAATATGAATAGGAGCAGAGCAACAACAATTGGGACGACAATGACAACGATTGTTCGGGCTGAGACTTTTCCATTTCCTGGGAAAACATTTTCAGAACAGAGCCATCCGTCACAAATGGGGATgaagttaataataatattgttggACACCACAACACGTGAAAAATgtaattactttattattgtaaaagcaATTACACCAAGACTTGAACACTTTAACTTGACCACAATATACACCAAGCActcactcttttattttatcacTAGACACCTTTATTATACACTTGTGTATAACTCACACTTTTGAAAGACTTTAGGGACACTTTAGAACACACTCTCACTCTTTTGAACACACTTTGAAGACACTCTTGTTGGATGCACAACTTGAAGACCCATGACCCTTATTTATACCACTCAAAAGAAACCAACTATAATATTCTAGATAATTCTAACTAATTGTGTTACTAAAATATTCTTGAAACTTCTAATGACTATTACTCTCTATGATTCtagaaaattctataatattaccAAAATGATAGAAAGTTCTAGATACTTTGTAGAGTAGGTGTTGATctttaacaaatatataatacaatttagtatatatatttgccCAAAACATGAGTGGCATGACAACAATAACCAGTAACTACGAAATATGAAATGGACCTTGCCCCATGCCACATGGCACAGCATCACACAAAACGACAAAAATTAATTGACGCCACGGACAGGACTTGAAAAGAGTGAGAAAACAAAAGAACATGAAacctttcttttattattaaacTGAACATGAAACCTTATTagaattatatgtttattattagaattagaaaaatgcCGTTTTTAGTATAgttaaaaacttaaaataattaaaaaaaaaaatcttacctAAGAAGTCAGAAAATatttgtatcaaaattaatttaaagtgTTGttaataaagatgaaaaaaaatgtaaagtGGTTAGACTTGATTTATGTGACTTAGCAAGAAAAATCGTTAAAAGTAAGGAAGTTTTTTCTTTATCCACTTAGAACAACAGGTATATTCTTTTCATCATAGTAAAAAATCATATTCCATTTTCAGAAAATAAAAGCTCATTTACAAACATAAATTAGCATAATAcatcaaactaaaaaaaaaaattagtagatGAAACCAGTGGTCGTACCTTTAGAACTCGAAATGAAACCTGGAGGAGGAGGAGATGGAGATGGACCAGGCGGCGGCGGCAATGGGGTTGCTGCAGGTGGTGGTGTTGTTGCATTTTGAGTGTAAAAGGGATAGAGCTCGTACCTAAAATTACA is a window from the Cannabis sativa cultivar Pink pepper isolate KNU-18-1 chromosome 1, ASM2916894v1, whole genome shotgun sequence genome containing:
- the LOC115707454 gene encoding cysteine-rich receptor-like protein kinase 10, which translates into the protein MLTTVVHDHIIIHKKLRKLINITNSTFVSFLSNLKKLNENIMMLNFIKNSSTLFLLQLSFLFISIGLSVGANQPTYLYHICPNTTTFTPNSTYQTNLNNLLSSLSSNATTSEFHSVTAGKGSSSPIYGNFLCRGDVNATVCRDCVTFAVKDIVKLCPVEKETIIWYDECQLHYSNKSFFGTLSNSPGGAYLVNTGDITDLYEFNQLVNATTEVAAIEAAKGVGGEKKYATKDANFNGFQRLYTLAQCTPDLNASSCRTCLTMALGELPTCCSGKIGGRVLLPSCNFRYELYPFYTQNATTPPPAATPLPPPPGPSPSPPPPGFISSSKGNGKVSARTIVVIVVPIVVALLLFILGFCFLTKRAKKKHTLAEGRDDITTPDSLQFDLATIEAATNKFSADYKLGEGGFGEVYKGTLPNGQQVAVKRLSKGSGQGAIEFKNEVVVLAKLEHRNLVRLLGFCLEGQEKLLVYEFLPNKSLDSFLFDAERQEELTWAIRYKIIAGIARGILYLHEDSQLRIIHRDLKASNILLDADMNAKISDFGMARMFDVDQTRANTNRIVGTYGYMSPEYAMHGQFSIRSDVYSFGVLILEIISGKKNSSFYQTDYAEDLLSYAWKLWKEGNPLKLLDPSLEHSYSDNEVVRCINIGLLCVQEDPEERPTLKTIVLMFNSCSITLAAPNRPAFYNRTDAGMPSMGIKLDDSRSDDFPQSINEASITDLYPR